A single region of the Plantactinospora soyae genome encodes:
- a CDS encoding RNA polymerase sigma factor, producing MNVGTDIEDLLRRLAPRVLAALVRRYGHFEIAEDAVQEALLAAALQWPDGGVPDSPEGWLIRVASRRLTDQLRSELAGRRRADRVAAQTPPDEFLAPAADVEDLAGAEDDTLTLLLLCCHSSLTPASQVALTLRAVGGLTTVEIARAFLVPEATMAQRISRAKQRIRAAGAQFRLPPEAERPERLRSVLHVLYLIFNEGYTASSGPDLHRGELTGEAIRLARTVRVLLPDDGEVAGLLALMLLTEARRAARTRADGSLVPLADQDRSRWNRSSIDEGVALITHTLAHAPVGPYQVQAAIAAVHAEAARAEDTDWAQIVALYRLLEDLAPGPIVRLNHAVAVAMVRGPQAGLALLATVDTDDQLSGHHRLHAVRAHLLEMAGDLEGAGRYYRSAARLTTSLPEQRYLRGRAATLSMVDGRPAATRPGGAGTGPTPPDAG from the coding sequence GTGAACGTCGGCACCGACATCGAGGACCTGCTGCGCCGGCTGGCGCCGCGGGTCCTCGCCGCGCTCGTCCGACGCTACGGACACTTCGAGATCGCCGAGGACGCCGTACAGGAGGCGTTGCTGGCCGCCGCGTTGCAGTGGCCCGACGGCGGGGTGCCGGACAGTCCGGAGGGCTGGTTGATCAGGGTCGCCTCCCGCCGACTGACCGACCAGTTGCGCAGCGAACTGGCGGGCCGGCGCCGGGCGGACCGGGTGGCCGCGCAGACCCCGCCGGACGAGTTTCTGGCGCCGGCCGCAGACGTCGAGGACCTGGCGGGCGCGGAGGACGACACGCTGACCCTGCTGCTGCTCTGCTGCCACTCCAGTCTCACCCCGGCGTCCCAGGTCGCGCTCACGCTGCGTGCCGTCGGCGGCCTGACCACGGTGGAGATCGCCCGGGCGTTCCTGGTACCCGAGGCGACGATGGCCCAGCGGATCAGCCGCGCCAAGCAACGGATCAGGGCCGCCGGTGCCCAGTTCCGGCTGCCGCCCGAGGCCGAGCGACCGGAACGGCTCCGTTCCGTCCTGCACGTCCTCTACCTGATCTTCAACGAGGGCTACACCGCCAGTTCGGGGCCGGACCTGCACCGTGGCGAGCTGACCGGAGAGGCGATCCGGCTCGCCCGGACCGTACGCGTACTGCTGCCCGATGACGGTGAAGTCGCCGGACTGCTCGCGCTGATGCTGCTCACCGAGGCCCGGCGGGCCGCGCGTACCCGGGCCGACGGCAGCCTCGTCCCGCTGGCCGACCAGGACCGCAGCCGGTGGAACCGGAGTTCCATCGACGAAGGCGTCGCACTGATCACCCACACGCTGGCCCACGCCCCGGTCGGCCCCTATCAGGTCCAGGCGGCCATCGCCGCCGTACACGCGGAGGCGGCGCGCGCCGAGGACACCGACTGGGCCCAGATCGTCGCGCTGTACCGACTGCTCGAAGACCTGGCACCCGGTCCCATCGTGCGGCTCAACCACGCCGTCGCGGTCGCGATGGTGCGGGGCCCGCAGGCTGGTCTCGCCCTCCTCGCGACGGTGGACACCGACGACCAGTTGTCCGGACACCACCGGCTCCACGCGGTCCGGGCGCACCTGCTGGAGATGGCTGGTGACCTCGAGGGCGCCGGTCGCTACTACCGGTCGGCCGCCCGCCTGACCACCAGCCTCCCCGAACAGCGGTACCTGCGGGGACGCGCGGCCACGCTCTCCATGGTGGACGGCCGTCCGGCCGCGACCCGGCCGGGTGGGGCGGGAACGGGTCCCACGCCCCCGGACGCCGGTTAG
- a CDS encoding ABC transporter permease, with product MSVPAAVAPSSSAGLVADPPARFRDLLAAEWIKMRSLRSTPWTFGLVTLVVIAFAAVEAWDDYTDFPSMSPETQREPMFALSDAFPLTGYWALALVAVSAGAIAVVNEYGSGLIRTTTVAVPARGAVVLAKAAVVTVAWTVVGTVIAAGSFAVSQAILSGRDASVSITNPIAVRALVASALLAPVCALIGLGLGVLIRHSATTMVTGILVLLVLPSFFSLTTRWSATINHAMVLTAWERLTALSAEPSGDGFYRPTVTESWIVFAAWPLVAVVVALLVVRRRDV from the coding sequence ATGAGCGTCCCCGCCGCCGTCGCGCCGTCCAGCTCGGCCGGGCTCGTCGCCGATCCACCCGCCCGGTTCCGCGACCTGCTCGCCGCCGAGTGGATCAAGATGCGGTCGCTCCGGTCGACGCCCTGGACGTTCGGCCTCGTCACCCTGGTCGTCATCGCCTTCGCCGCGGTCGAGGCGTGGGACGACTACACCGATTTTCCGAGCATGAGCCCGGAGACGCAGCGGGAGCCGATGTTCGCGCTCTCCGACGCGTTTCCGCTGACCGGCTACTGGGCGCTGGCGCTCGTCGCGGTCAGCGCCGGCGCGATCGCCGTCGTCAACGAGTACGGCAGCGGCCTGATCCGCACCACGACGGTGGCGGTTCCCGCCCGCGGCGCGGTGGTGCTGGCCAAGGCGGCCGTGGTGACCGTCGCCTGGACGGTCGTCGGCACGGTCATCGCCGCCGGCTCGTTCGCGGTCTCCCAGGCCATCCTCAGTGGGCGGGACGCGTCCGTGTCGATCACCAACCCGATCGCGGTCCGGGCCCTGGTCGCGTCGGCGCTGCTGGCACCGGTCTGCGCACTGATCGGCCTCGGGCTCGGCGTGCTGATCCGGCACAGCGCCACCACCATGGTCACCGGCATTCTCGTCCTGCTCGTGCTGCCGTCCTTCTTCTCGCTCACGACGCGCTGGTCCGCCACGATCAATCACGCGATGGTGCTCACCGCCTGGGAGCGCCTGACCGCGCTCTCGGCCGAGCCGTCCGGTGACGGCTTCTACCGCCCGACGGTCACCGAGTCCTGGATCGTGTTCGCGGCCTGGCCACTCGTCGCGGTCGTCGTCGCGCTGCTCGTCGTCCGCCGCCGAGACGTCTGA
- a CDS encoding ABC transporter ATP-binding protein, translating into MSGFGVPDSIDVVIEVSSATKRYGSKTAVDNLSFTVRPGHVTGFLGPNGAGKTTTLRMILGLDAPTAGSTTVSGVPFRTHRRGLRHLGALLDAHHVHGGRSGTAHLSALARSNGIPLRRVDEVLQEVGLTDVARRRVGGYSLGMKQRLGIATALLGDPPVLIFDEPINGMDPEGVLWVRHLFRRLAAEGRTVFLSSHLMTEMENTADELIVIGQGRLIAAEPLSRFAARSTRLSVVLRTPQAAELAAVLTAAGAQVEPDVPDGVGRLAVTGLPADRIGVLAFDNKIVLHELTPRTASLEEAFMELTADSVEYLAGQQR; encoded by the coding sequence ATGTCCGGATTCGGCGTACCGGACAGCATCGACGTTGTGATCGAAGTCAGCTCAGCCACCAAGCGCTACGGCAGCAAGACCGCCGTCGACAACCTGTCCTTCACCGTCCGCCCCGGGCACGTGACCGGGTTCCTCGGACCCAACGGCGCCGGCAAGACGACCACGCTGCGGATGATCCTCGGCCTGGACGCACCCACCGCCGGCAGCACGACCGTCAGCGGTGTCCCGTTCCGTACCCACCGACGCGGGCTGCGGCACCTCGGCGCGCTGCTCGACGCGCACCACGTACACGGCGGGCGCAGCGGCACGGCGCACCTGTCCGCGCTGGCCCGCAGCAACGGCATTCCGCTGCGGCGGGTGGACGAGGTGTTGCAGGAGGTGGGCCTGACCGACGTGGCGCGGCGCCGGGTCGGCGGGTACTCCCTCGGCATGAAGCAGCGGCTCGGAATCGCCACCGCACTGCTCGGCGACCCCCCGGTGCTGATCTTCGACGAGCCGATCAACGGGATGGACCCGGAGGGCGTGCTCTGGGTGCGGCACCTCTTCCGCCGCCTCGCCGCCGAGGGCCGCACGGTCTTCCTCTCCAGCCACCTGATGACGGAGATGGAGAACACCGCCGACGAACTCATCGTCATCGGGCAGGGCCGGCTCATCGCCGCCGAGCCGCTGTCGCGGTTCGCCGCCCGGAGCACCCGGCTCAGCGTCGTGCTGCGTACCCCGCAGGCCGCCGAACTCGCGGCGGTACTGACCGCCGCGGGTGCGCAGGTCGAGCCGGACGTCCCGGACGGGGTCGGGAGGCTGGCCGTGACCGGGCTGCCGGCGGATCGGATCGGCGTACTCGCCTTCGACAACAAGATCGTCCTACACGAACTGACCCCCCGAACCGCCTCGTTGGAGGAAGCATTCATGGAACTCACCGCCGACAGCGTCGAGTACCTGGCCGGGCAGCAGCGATGA
- a CDS encoding sensor histidine kinase — MDAIPFALRPPLRHRVPPAARTVLAWGGIAAFPFFLVLTVLVISNDGRPYVNVLESIPRYLLPAIVMALPATLLRRSPLTTLALMLVGSAGLTTGISLDTPGYLGDLRYLQLFAIDVVVGFVAAGRPRRISVGTAVLALCAQITIGYTNPVSDDPIFQPEIPSLAMIAAWMIGNSVRARRQHAEALRAQATVQAVTAERLRIAREMHDMVAHSIGIIAIQAGVGSRVIDTQPAEARNALRAIEATSRDTLAGLRRVLGGLRPGQQDTGSEPASLSPTPGLADVDRLAATTSAAGVRVEVCWRGERRPLPADIELSAYRVIQEAVTNVVRHAGTARCRVSVEYRAEELHVEVTDDGHGAPAPGTGHGITGMRERVGLLHGEFSAGPRPGGGFRVSATLPLREPVSTPAAPR; from the coding sequence GTGGATGCCATCCCTTTTGCCCTCCGCCCGCCGCTGCGGCACCGCGTGCCACCGGCGGCCCGGACGGTCCTGGCCTGGGGCGGAATCGCCGCGTTTCCCTTCTTTCTGGTTCTTACCGTATTGGTCATCTCAAATGATGGCAGGCCGTACGTCAACGTGCTGGAGAGCATTCCGCGGTACCTGCTTCCGGCCATCGTGATGGCGCTACCCGCCACCCTGCTGCGCCGCAGCCCGCTGACCACCCTCGCGCTGATGCTCGTCGGCTCGGCCGGCCTGACCACCGGGATCAGCCTGGACACCCCGGGATACCTGGGCGACCTCCGCTATCTGCAACTGTTCGCCATCGACGTCGTCGTGGGCTTCGTCGCGGCGGGCCGACCACGCCGGATCTCGGTCGGCACGGCGGTGCTGGCGCTCTGCGCCCAGATCACCATCGGCTACACCAACCCGGTCAGCGACGATCCGATCTTCCAGCCCGAGATACCCTCCCTGGCGATGATCGCCGCCTGGATGATCGGCAACTCCGTCCGGGCCCGCCGGCAGCACGCCGAGGCACTCCGCGCCCAGGCGACGGTCCAGGCGGTCACCGCCGAGCGGCTGCGGATCGCCCGCGAGATGCACGACATGGTCGCGCACAGCATCGGCATCATCGCGATCCAGGCCGGCGTGGGCAGCCGGGTCATCGACACCCAGCCGGCCGAGGCCCGCAACGCGCTACGGGCGATCGAGGCGACCAGCCGGGACACCCTCGCCGGACTGCGGCGGGTCCTCGGCGGCCTGCGACCGGGACAGCAGGACACCGGATCCGAGCCGGCGTCGCTGAGCCCGACGCCGGGGCTGGCCGACGTGGACCGGCTGGCCGCCACCACCTCGGCGGCCGGCGTCCGGGTGGAGGTGTGTTGGCGGGGGGAGCGGCGCCCGCTGCCGGCCGACATCGAACTGTCGGCGTACCGGGTGATCCAGGAGGCGGTCACCAACGTGGTGCGGCACGCGGGCACCGCGCGGTGCCGGGTGAGCGTCGAGTACCGGGCCGAGGAACTGCACGTCGAGGTCACCGACGACGGGCACGGCGCACCGGCGCCCGGCACCGGCCACGGCATTACCGGGATGCGCGAGCGGGTCGGGCTGCTGCACGGCGAGTTCAGCGCCGGGCCACGACCGGGCGGCGGCTTCCGGGTGTCGGCGACGCTGCCGCTGCGCGAGCCGGTCAGCACCCCGGCAGCGCCGCGATGA
- a CDS encoding response regulator — MSVRVVLADDQPLVRSGLRVLIADAPDLTVVGEAGTGADAVRVVRDLQPDVVLMDIRMPGMDGIEATRQIAAGSGPTRVLVLTTFDSDDHVYGALRAGASGFLVKDMAVDDILAAIRVVAAGDALIAPGVTRRLIADFVKSRESAVRSVRPVAGITEREREVLTLIGRGRSNSEIAGELFITVATAKSHVARLLTKLAARDRVQLVIIAYETGLVTPPG; from the coding sequence ATGAGCGTCCGGGTGGTACTCGCCGACGACCAGCCGCTGGTCCGGTCCGGTCTGCGGGTGCTGATCGCCGACGCCCCCGACCTGACGGTCGTCGGCGAGGCCGGAACGGGCGCCGACGCGGTCCGGGTCGTCCGGGACCTCCAACCCGACGTGGTGCTGATGGACATCAGGATGCCGGGGATGGACGGGATCGAGGCCACCCGGCAGATCGCCGCCGGATCAGGTCCGACCCGGGTACTCGTGCTGACCACCTTCGACTCCGACGACCACGTCTACGGGGCGCTCCGGGCCGGCGCCAGCGGGTTCCTGGTCAAGGACATGGCGGTGGACGACATCCTCGCCGCGATCCGGGTGGTCGCCGCCGGTGACGCCCTGATCGCGCCGGGCGTCACCCGGCGTCTCATCGCGGACTTCGTGAAGTCCCGCGAGTCGGCCGTCCGTTCCGTGCGGCCGGTCGCGGGCATCACCGAGCGGGAGCGGGAGGTGCTGACCCTGATCGGACGTGGCCGGTCGAACAGCGAGATCGCGGGGGAGCTGTTCATCACGGTCGCCACCGCCAAATCCCACGTGGCGCGGCTGCTGACCAAGCTCGCCGCCCGGGACCGGGTACAGCTGGTGATCATCGCGTACGAGACGGGGTTGGTGACGCCGCCGGGCTGA
- a CDS encoding DUF1304 domain-containing protein, translated as MSTAGNVAVGLIAAIHVYILVLEMFLWTTARGRRAFGTEPEFARSTATLAANQGLYNGFLAAGLVWSLLADGTTAFQAKVFFLACVLVAGLYGAATASRRILLVQAVPAAIGLALVLAAH; from the coding sequence GTGAGTACTGCCGGAAACGTCGCCGTCGGCCTGATCGCCGCGATCCACGTCTACATCCTGGTCCTCGAGATGTTCCTCTGGACGACGGCACGGGGTCGGCGGGCGTTCGGTACCGAGCCCGAGTTTGCCCGGTCGACCGCCACCCTCGCGGCCAACCAGGGTCTGTACAACGGGTTCCTCGCCGCCGGACTCGTCTGGTCGCTGCTGGCCGACGGCACGACCGCGTTCCAGGCCAAGGTGTTCTTCCTCGCCTGCGTACTCGTCGCCGGTCTCTACGGGGCGGCCACGGCCAGCCGGCGGATCCTGCTGGTGCAGGCCGTACCGGCGGCGATCGGCCTGGCGCTCGTACTGGCCGCGCACTGA